A stretch of DNA from Telopea speciosissima isolate NSW1024214 ecotype Mountain lineage chromosome 5, Tspe_v1, whole genome shotgun sequence:
ATGGTTGCGGCTGGATCTTGGTAACGCTCCGTTATATTTGTTTCTTGCACCTCAAGCCAAGCTCCACCACGGGGCCAAGGCAACAACCTACGatatttaaaaaagaagaaaaggaagaaagaaagagaattgagataaaaaaaaaagagcaacgAGTAAGAGTAAGCCAACGCCTAACCCATCTGCCCGCAGTCTGCGCGTACGTGCGTGCGTCATAGCTGAGGCCTCTCAGATTCTCTGTCTGTTCCTCTTCTGTTAGGCAGGTCCAAGAAACCCAGCAAAACGAAATATCATTTGGTTAATGACGGCTTCGCTTACGACATTCCTCTCCGACCCCACCATAAATAATAATCAACAACCCTTTTCCCCCTCTTCCAAGTACCCACCTCATCCCACCCTTTAAAAACATACACAACCGACGATCCACTCTGCATTCTCTCTCTGCTTCCAATTCCGTGTCTCAGCCTTCCCTCTGCTCTGAAGACTGAACAAGTTTGTCTCTCTGTCTCCTTCACGACGTCTCTCCAAGCACATACACATAAACACTCTCTCAGCTGCCACTctggagagagagatgggtccATGCTTCTCCACAAACGCCACTGATGATTCCCCCAATCTATCCATGGCCAAAGTCATCTCTGCTAATGGCAATCTCCGTGAGTATCCCATACCCGTTACAGTATCGCAGGTCCTTGAAATCGAGACCTCTTCCTGCTTCCTCTGCAATTCCGATAGTCTCTTATTCGATGACTACATTCCTGCCTTTGATTCTTCTGAAGAACTTCAGGCGTGTCGGATCTACTTCGTCCTCCCCACCAGTCGCCTACAATATCGCCTCACTGCTCCGGATATGGCCGCCCTTGCTGTGAAGGCCAGCACTGCGCTCTCTCAGAGTTCCAGGAAAAAGGTTGGATGGAATAAGAAGACACGGATATCTCCGGTTTTGGAACTGAGCAACAACCAGAGAATCGGGATTATTGGTGGGTTTGGTGGATATTTTGAGTATGATGGGTTTGATACTTCCACTGACAAGTCGAGAATCGGCCGGGTTTCAAGATCTGGATCCATTAGGAAATCACAGAAAAATTCTTCCAGACGAACCAAGAAGTTTGCTATTCAATCGTTTCGAATGAGGTTGAGCACCATTTACGAAGGATCGGAGATCGATTAGTTCTGTAATTATTCGATCGcttcatcataatcatcatcgaGAAAATCGACATATATGCAGCATATGTCCTTTTTCCGTCTCGAATCTGGGGATCACTTGAGAGGATCAATAGCCCGGATCACATTCTAGTTCCGAATCCGTAGGTCGTTTGAGAGAGGTGAGCCGAATCTATATGTGAGCTGCTCGGCGGAGGAGAACCATTCTCGTACAAGAATGTGATCCCGAACTCGAGGATCACTAGGAGCAGGAGagtgtttttctattttctccatCAAAGAGGAAGCCGAACACCTATTAATCTATCAAAAGATGGGTCTTTCTGTTTCAAGTCGACCCCTTTTGTAAATTTTCATCTCATACTTGCAATAGGCAGCATTTCATTTGTTCCTTTTCATTTATCATACTCTGTTTTGAAAGTTTTTCTATTCAAAAAGATATCTTTTATGAAACTTCAAGTATCAAatggaacagaaaagaaatcaGGGATGCAATGGAGAAACCGTAACTGAACAAAACCAGTTATAAACCATTTTCTGGTGCCCGATGGACTGATTTAGTTCGGACTTTGGAGGTATATACGGTTCTTCAAGTTTGTTTCAAAGATGTAACTTCGAGGGCTGGACTTATGGAGGAACTATGGAAGTGTgggaaagaaggggaaaaaatcctctgcacAGTCTTAATATGGCGGTGTACTGCAGTGCGGAtctgagagctcgacatgtggaagatgcgacatccaaaaAACTGTCTTccattggatgaagcttcttccatgtgtcgagctctcaaggCTGCATTACTCCCAAATGTCTATACTATAGAGAATTTTAATCCGAGAAAGAAGCCTATGAagaattgaaattttgaaactCAAAACGACCCTCCAAATGAATCTGTATTAAGGAAAAAGGCATAATCCTCAATTAGCTTAGGCTTTCTCTGATATAATTTCTAGGACCATATTTTCCGCACCCACACTCAAGGGAGATCGATGGGTTTGGATGATGTCCATGAGTATGGGGATCGGAACAGTGGGGTGGGATATCATTGACCATTGGTAGATGAGGAAGGAAAACATTTTAAGACCATTGATGGCTAGCTATACTTTGTGGGTGCAGAAAAACTTTCACCAAACTGGTCAAATTTTTTTACGTCAAGTCATAAGAGTGTgtaaaatgaccattctgcccatAGTGAAATCGAAAATCCCATTCAAACCAATGCCATTGTGTGCACTCTATTACGTGAAAGTTTTCTTCCATCAGTATGAGTAGGGTAATCTCATCCTATAACTATGCACACTAAATGTTTGTTTATTTAGCCACAAGATtagtaaaatccaaaaccatatcAATAAGTCATCATATCTGTCATGGTTTCGCCTTCTAGGCTTAATGGTATGATTTGTTCAGATTATTTTCTTGTTAACAGTTAAATTGACATCACCACTGATATATTAAGTGAGGACTGCTTTTGATTTTGTTGATGCTGCTGACCTAATGAAAATATCAAATTTCCTTTCCCTCTGTTAAGAGGTAGGAGATGGAGCGGTACAAAGGAGTGAGACAGGGTGGGGAAAAAGAATAATCGAAGTAGGGGTGGGGGCAGGACAGGGTAGTGATGAGGCTAAGGAAGGGGAAATAGTAGAAGTGGGGTGTGGGGGCAGTACAAGAGAGATGGGGTGGGGAAGAAAAATAGtagaggtgggggtgggggcaAAACAGGGGAGTCATGGCCTCATGGGGGTAGGCCAGGGGAGTGTTGGGGTTGGGGAGAAAAAATCGTTGAGGTGGGATATGGGGGCAGAATAGGGGAGTAATGGGTGAGGGAGTTGAGGAATGGCAGTACAAAGGTAAGAAATTGGGATGGGGAAGAAGACTAGTGGAGGAAGATGTGATACCCAAGAGATGGCATAGTACTGGCCAGTCTGAGAGATCATTAAGAGGTCCCCACCAAAAGACAGCTTAGTATTATGTGATTTGGGGAATCAGTGAGAGTGTTAGTTCCACATCGGTTGGCGAGAGagatcctgagctattgataaaTAGTAGCCTCCTCTACTTAGTATGACACATTTTAAAGCCTTGAACCCCATTGAGTTAAAAcggacaatatcatgccaagaGGGGGTTAGGTTGTTACAGCAGTGGGCCACAACGGAGACGTTTTGGTCTTAAGGAGAGAGAATATGACATCCAAGAGACAACACAATATTGGCACACTTGAGAGATCATTGAGGGGTTCCCACCAAGAGACGGCTTTATACTAGGGAGAGAAATCCTGAactattgataaagagtagcctCCTCAACTTGGTATGACCTATTTTAAAGTCGTGAGGTCCATTGGATCAAAACGGATAATATCATACCAAGAGAGAGTTTGGATCGTTACAGGAAATGATGATTTATTGGATTAATAGTTAATAAATATTAATCTGATTAATGTTATTTTGGTTTAGATACCTCAAACACAATATGTGAAAAGATGGATACTTTCGTTACAATTGTCATTTATACTTACGATTTTAAAAGTTTCATTATGATattacttcttcttcaaacaaGGACCTGGCTCCTGTGTCAAAGCACGTCGCCTTGAGTCTGACGTTGCACATGCAGCCGGATTGCCCGGATGCACATGATCTTTTTCGTGCAAACAACGAGTAGATAGCTTGGGTCGAACTGGCCCCACCTTAGGTCCACTATAGGACCCCATACAGTGGTGCCGATGACCTCTAAACCAACCTTATGCCCTTTTACCCTTTTGCTTTTGCGGTCTACCCTCCAATACTCATTCGGTCTTTACCACTAAATGCCTTCTTTTCGCTTTCGTAATTCGTATACCTTTTGGCATTTTGGTTTTCGTTCACATTTGCCACATGTGTGAACTCCGAAGACTGCTTACAATTTCCAATTCgaatcttgtttttttttttttcccattataaTATCATTCATTCGCAAATGTCTTGCTTTAATGGTCTGTGCTTTTTCGAGTTCCTTAGCTTATGCCAATCATTGAAGTAAATGAATAATTTAAGCAGATAAAAAAGTCTTCAAATTGTAAAGAATCATGAATGTGTTTTATTAAGCTAAAAAGCtttgtattaattaatttcACAAAATTCAGAATACCTGCCCGGCTGCCCAATTGAAGGGTGGACGGTGGGTCTGGATTATAggtctttaattaattaattagatcaGACGCTGTCTGCATTAAATCCTAAAAACTAAAGgtgttaaatggtccggttcggtttaaatcatttaattaaatgattttaattttgaaatcataatcAGACTATTTATAAACGATTTCATGGTATTAGTTTTCAATGGTTCGATTTGATTTCGGTAAACagtttctatttgattttggtaCATTTATGTACaattaagagtgttaaacgaTCCAATTCAGCTTAAGtcatttaattaaattatctcaattttaaaaccataactgaactatttattaaacggtttcatggTTTTAGTTTAAATGATTCGATTcgatttcagtttgattttggcACCCTTACTAAAAGCTGATCTCGTAGATGGATCCTTTAGGCTTAAAGAATAACCTGGAATGCAATAAGTTTACTTTTATGAGCACTCTACCTAGTAAATCATTTCAAAAAGGGTTTGCTAAGTATCAATTTCTTAAGACTAATGGGATTTGCAGATATTTACTAAGAGCTTATTTTCAATTCAACTATGAACTCCCCACAACATCATGTTGTCGTGGTCTAATGGAAGAGGGTCGATGGTGCATCTTCTCATGTCCATTCGATGGTTGTGTGCATGATCGTTTATCATGCACAACAATGCACAAACTCTCTCCccaatatattttattttaaaatgaaTTGTTATAATCCTAAgttattttttggggtaaaataCCCATACAAGTTTCCCTTACTTGTATATATTCTTTTCAGGAAATGGAGAATTATTTTCTTCTCACAtgagattctttattattttttctcttttgttcaaATGTCAATGTGAGCctcatgtggatgataccatCCTTTGTACTACCATTGATTTAGCATGAAGATTCCTCCCGGCACACTCTCCCATTCTGCAACTACCAATTGAGGTATGAAATGTTTGATCTAGACTCCATTCCttacaaaccccccccccccccaatgtaTCTAATGTTAATGCATCCATTATCCTAATCTATCGCATTTAAAGGTTGATAGACTCCTACACTCCTAGTATATCTTTCTATCTGATTACTCTGAAGAGACGTTCTTAATATATTAATGTCATTTTTTCCTCTACTGAACTCATGGATCAAGGCTATCGTATTAGTCATATTGACTGATAAGTATTAGCAATCATCGTTACATGATACAAATACGGATTGGAAGTATCGACCAAAAAGTTGGTCATATTTTAATTGACATCTGATACAGGTGCAATCCGTATTGTATCTAACTGGTGGTGTGACCGATAGGGCCATTGATACCAATACTTATACTAATAACCTTAAGTAAACTTTCATATACGTATAAAATCTGCAATCAACCACTGATTGAGCTGAATTAAAAAGGTGATCCTTACGTGcatgaaaaaacaaaatctgACATGAACCTTTCGATGGCTTCTAGAATAGAGACAATTCCTTCACCCGTAGTCAAGGGATCGAGGGTTTCGGATGTTGTGCAAGGAATGGTGGGGGTATTATTGTCTTCATATTATTTATCCTTCCCCATGGTGCtggaggaaaactttttccttcTAGAATTAGATAAACCTCTCCATTTGTTGCCAAAATCCAGCCAAAGTCAAATTTAGATTTGTATTGcttaaaatccaaaatcttctcctttccttgaaAAAAGATATTTCTTTGTTGAGTGGCTCCAGGTTTTCCCATTTTCCTCAAggctttctatttctattttttaccgTAATTTCCTTGTTTTCTCCATCTAACCCTATCCAAAAATAATGCTAAAAATGGACAAAGATTGTAAGTTCATCTTATCCCATGATAAGGGAAATTTAATTACACTTGATTAGgaagaatgaaaaagaagattTTCTAATCCAACCGTTCATTAAATTTATCTATATTCATTTTTAATGTACATATTGACACCCTCAATCATATGGCACACATTCTCTAAAATGTCTCTTCCAACCAATGACTAATTAAAGCATCAAATTATTATAGTAGATCATAGTTAAGCTGAATGAGCTTCATCCATAAAGCCAAATCCTCATTTCCTTTCCACCTAGATCCGCGTATGTATCACTAAATTAATATATAGATGAAAAATATGCTATAAAATTGATCAATGCACATCTCTTGTATAAAAAAACATAcatgtttaacaaaaaaataaaaaatcatacaTTGTTGGATTGAGGATAGCCAAGGTATTCGAATGAAATATAACTATAAAGaaaatcagaagaaaaaaatcaaaagaaattttgaataaatataaaattaaatttagaAGACTTGAAGGATATTTCTTCTAAAATAGGCTTTTCATATCTCGGATCCAGAGTGTAGCTCCATAGAAAAATGGAGCAGATAGCCGACTCCAGCTAAATTCACGATTGTCACCAATAAGAAGGCAAAGACTCTCGTACGGTCGTAGATGGGTTTGCGTCGATCCGTTCcgttatctttctttcttctccatcaagccaatcctttttttttggaataggaGAGTTTGACCccttggggtttttttttattattcttttgggTAAATCTtccaacttaaaaaaaaattgtggggtaaattacatgcacccccaaAGTCAGGAATTTGTTGTTTGATCCTGTTCTATTCTTCTGAAAAGTGAAAAGCCAAACGGTCTGTGTTAGGGCTGCAATAGGATCGGGATTGGCTGGGCTTTTATGGAATCCTAGCCCAATCTTTAGTCCCCTTAGCTGAGCTCAGGTCTGACCCGATCTTGATTCAGGGCaagaaaaatccaatcctgacctgccctcagggtcgggctgagttgaccctgattgaccttgatcatAGGTAGGGGAAAGAAATGCGTAGACTAGAATGGGctaggagaaaattatcaattttacgtaaaataacattgtagtaaaatgtattatatcacttattttcatcatatataatatattatataaacaaAATGTGAacgacgtttaaagtttataatatatatattatatcaatatatattttatagtataacttaaaacggGGTCAGGCCGGGCCAGGCTT
This window harbors:
- the LOC122661148 gene encoding uncharacterized protein LOC122661148, with translation MGPCFSTNATDDSPNLSMAKVISANGNLREYPIPVTVSQVLEIETSSCFLCNSDSLLFDDYIPAFDSSEELQACRIYFVLPTSRLQYRLTAPDMAALAVKASTALSQSSRKKVGWNKKTRISPVLELSNNQGGFDGYYEYHGFKTSTDKSRIGVSRSGSSIRKLQKYSSKRTKKFGVRSFRMRLSTIYEGSVED